In Promicromonospora sp. Populi, one genomic interval encodes:
- the rplB gene encoding 50S ribosomal protein L2, protein MGIRKYKPTTPGRRGSSVADFVEITRSQPEKSLLRPLSKTGGRNNTGRITTRHKGGGHKRAYRVIDFRRHDKDGVPAKVAHIEYDPNRTARIALLHYADGEKRYIIAPNKLSQGDRIEAGAGADIKPGNNLPLRNIPTGTVIHAIELRPGGGAKIARSAGASVQLVAKDGPYAQLRMPSGEIRLVDLRCRATVGEVGNAEQSNINWGKAGRMRWKGKRPTVRGVAMNPVDHPHGGGEGKTSGGRHPVSPWGQAEGRTRHANKSSDRMIVRRRRTGKKR, encoded by the coding sequence ATGGGAATCCGTAAGTACAAGCCGACTACGCCCGGCCGCCGCGGCTCCAGCGTCGCCGACTTCGTCGAGATCACGCGGTCGCAGCCGGAGAAGTCGCTGCTTCGCCCGCTGAGCAAGACCGGTGGCCGTAACAACACCGGTCGCATCACGACGCGTCACAAGGGCGGTGGCCACAAGCGGGCCTACCGCGTCATCGACTTCCGTCGTCACGACAAGGACGGCGTGCCTGCGAAGGTCGCTCACATCGAGTACGACCCCAACCGCACGGCGCGCATCGCGCTCCTGCACTACGCGGACGGCGAGAAGCGCTACATCATCGCGCCGAACAAGCTGTCGCAGGGCGACCGCATCGAAGCCGGTGCGGGTGCTGACATCAAGCCCGGCAACAACCTGCCGCTGCGCAACATCCCGACCGGTACGGTCATCCACGCCATCGAGCTTCGGCCCGGTGGCGGTGCGAAGATCGCCCGTTCGGCTGGTGCGTCGGTGCAGCTCGTTGCCAAGGACGGCCCGTACGCGCAGCTGCGCATGCCGTCCGGCGAGATCCGTCTCGTCGACCTGCGCTGCCGCGCAACCGTCGGCGAGGTCGGCAACGCCGAGCAGTCGAACATCAACTGGGGCAAGGCCGGCCGCATGCGGTGGAAGGGCAAGCGCCCGACCGTCCGTGGTGTCGCCATGAACCCGGTGGACCACCCCCACGGTGGTGGTGAAGGCAAGACGTCCGGCGGACGTCACCCGGTCAGCCCTTGGGGCCAGGCCGAGGGTCGTACCCGCCACGCGAACAAGTCGAGCGACCGGATGATCGTCCGGCGCCGTCGTACCGGCAAGAAGCGCTGA
- the tuf gene encoding elongation factor Tu: protein MAKAKFERTKPHVNIGTIGHVDHGKTTLTAAISKTLADKYPELPANTQRNFDEIDAAPEEKQRGITINIAHIEYETPKRHYAHVDAPGHADYIKNMITGAAQMDGAILVVAATDGPMAQTREHVLLARQVGVPYLMVALNKSDMVDDEEILELVEMEVRELLSAQEFDGDNAPVIRVSGLKALEGDPEWVEKIIELMDAVDENVPQPVRDLDKPFLMPIEDVFTITGRGTVVTGKVERGTLDVNSDVEIVGIREPQKTTVTGIETFHKQMDQAQAGDNTGLLLRGIKREDVERGQVVVKPGSITPHTNFEAQVYILGKDEGGRHNPFYSNYRPQFYFRTTDVTGVITLPEGTEMVMPGDNTEMTVELIQPIAMEEGLGFAIREGGRTVGSGRVTKILK from the coding sequence GTGGCTAAGGCCAAGTTCGAGCGGACCAAGCCGCACGTCAACATCGGCACGATCGGTCACGTCGACCACGGTAAGACGACGCTGACCGCCGCGATCTCGAAGACGCTTGCGGACAAGTACCCGGAGCTCCCGGCGAACACGCAGCGCAACTTCGACGAGATCGACGCCGCGCCGGAGGAGAAGCAGCGCGGTATCACGATCAACATCGCGCACATCGAGTACGAGACGCCGAAGCGCCACTACGCGCACGTCGACGCCCCGGGTCACGCCGACTACATCAAGAACATGATCACCGGTGCCGCGCAGATGGACGGCGCGATCCTGGTGGTTGCCGCGACGGACGGCCCGATGGCCCAGACGCGTGAGCACGTGCTGCTCGCCCGTCAGGTCGGCGTGCCCTACCTGATGGTGGCGCTCAACAAGTCCGACATGGTCGACGACGAGGAGATCCTCGAGCTCGTCGAGATGGAGGTCCGTGAGCTGCTCTCCGCGCAGGAGTTCGACGGCGACAACGCCCCGGTCATCCGCGTCTCGGGCCTCAAGGCGCTCGAGGGCGACCCGGAGTGGGTCGAGAAGATCATCGAGCTGATGGACGCTGTCGACGAGAACGTGCCCCAGCCGGTGCGCGACCTCGACAAGCCCTTCCTCATGCCGATCGAGGACGTCTTCACGATCACCGGTCGTGGCACCGTCGTCACCGGCAAGGTCGAGCGTGGCACCCTGGACGTCAACTCCGACGTCGAGATCGTGGGCATCCGCGAGCCGCAGAAGACCACGGTCACCGGCATCGAGACGTTCCACAAGCAGATGGACCAGGCACAGGCCGGCGACAACACCGGTCTGCTCCTGCGTGGCATCAAGCGCGAGGACGTCGAGCGTGGCCAGGTCGTCGTGAAGCCGGGTTCGATCACCCCGCACACGAACTTCGAGGCACAGGTCTACATCCTGGGCAAGGACGAGGGTGGCCGTCACAACCCGTTCTACTCGAACTACCGCCCGCAGTTCTACTTCCGCACCACGGACGTCACCGGCGTCATCACGCTGCCTGAGGGCACCGAGATGGTCATGCCCGGCGACAACACCGAGATGACGGTCGAGCTCATCCAGCCGATCGCCATGGAGGAGGGTCTGGGCTTCGCCATCCGCGAGGGTGGCCGCACGGTCGGTTCAGGCCGTGTGACCAAGATCCTCAAGTGA
- the rpsG gene encoding 30S ribosomal protein S7 — MPRKGPAPKRPLIVDPVYGSPVVTQLINKVLLDGKKSTAEAIVYGALEGVRSKTDGDPVVVLKRALDNVRPALEVRSRRVGGATYQVPVDVRPTRATTLALRWLTDFSRARREKTMTERLMNEILDASNGLGAAVKRREDMHKMADSNKAFAHYRW; from the coding sequence ATGCCCCGTAAGGGTCCGGCCCCGAAGCGGCCGCTCATCGTCGACCCGGTCTACGGGTCCCCGGTTGTCACGCAGCTGATCAACAAGGTCCTGCTCGACGGCAAGAAGTCGACCGCCGAGGCGATCGTCTATGGCGCCCTCGAGGGCGTTCGGTCCAAGACCGACGGCGACCCCGTAGTGGTGCTCAAGCGCGCGCTGGACAACGTCCGCCCGGCGCTCGAGGTGCGTTCCCGCCGTGTCGGTGGCGCCACCTACCAGGTGCCGGTCGACGTGCGCCCCACGCGTGCCACCACGCTCGCGCTGCGCTGGCTCACCGACTTCTCCCGCGCTCGTCGCGAGAAGACGATGACGGAGCGCCTGATGAACGAGATCCTCGACGCGTCGAACGGTCTCGGTGCCGCGGTCAAGCGCCGCGAGGACATGCACAAGATGGCCGACTCCAACAAGGCCTTCGCGCACTACCGCTGGTAG
- the rplD gene encoding 50S ribosomal protein L4, with translation MTALTVDVLDAKGKKAGTAELPAEVFDVAVNIPLIHQVVVAQRAAARQGTASTKTRGEVRGGGRKPYKQKGTGRARQGSTRAPQFAGGGVVHGPQPRSYDQRTPKKMKAAALRGALSDRARAGRVHVVAGFGIEGVPSTKTALSTITKLTTRAHVLVVTQRDDEATVKSLRNVPEVHLLVADQLNTYDVLVSDDVIFTEGALAAFLAGPTKGAKAVATESEADTAEETAK, from the coding sequence ATGACCGCTCTGACTGTCGACGTCCTGGACGCCAAGGGCAAGAAGGCCGGCACCGCCGAGCTTCCCGCCGAGGTGTTCGACGTTGCCGTGAACATTCCGCTGATCCACCAGGTTGTTGTTGCGCAGCGCGCAGCAGCTCGCCAGGGCACCGCCTCCACGAAGACTCGTGGCGAGGTCCGCGGTGGTGGCCGCAAGCCGTACAAGCAGAAGGGCACCGGTCGCGCCCGCCAGGGTTCGACGCGTGCACCGCAGTTCGCCGGCGGTGGCGTCGTCCACGGCCCGCAGCCGCGCTCGTACGACCAGCGCACCCCGAAGAAGATGAAGGCCGCCGCCCTCCGCGGTGCGCTCTCTGACCGCGCTCGCGCCGGTCGCGTGCACGTCGTTGCCGGCTTCGGCATCGAAGGTGTCCCGTCGACCAAGACGGCGCTCTCCACGATCACGAAGCTCACGACGCGTGCCCACGTGCTCGTCGTGACGCAGCGTGACGACGAGGCCACGGTCAAGTCCCTTCGCAACGTTCCCGAGGTGCACCTCCTGGTCGCTGACCAGCTGAACACCTACGACGTGCTCGTCTCCGACGACGTCATCTTCACCGAGGGCGCGCTCGCCGCGTTCCTCGCGGGCCCCACCAAGGGTGCGAAGGCTGTCGCCACGGAGTCCGAGGCCGATACCGCTGAGGAGACCGCCAAGTGA
- the rplW gene encoding 50S ribosomal protein L23, protein MTVIVKDPRDILLAPVVSEKSYNLLDEGKYTFLVDPSANKTEIKIAIEKVFSVKVASVNTINRKGKTRRTRFGLGKRKDTKRAIVTLREGTIDIFGGPVG, encoded by the coding sequence GTGACCGTCATCGTGAAGGACCCGCGCGACATCCTGCTTGCGCCGGTCGTCTCCGAGAAGAGCTACAACCTTCTCGACGAGGGCAAGTACACCTTCCTCGTGGACCCGAGCGCCAACAAGACCGAGATCAAGATCGCTATCGAGAAGGTCTTCAGCGTCAAGGTCGCGTCGGTGAACACGATTAACCGCAAGGGCAAGACGCGTCGCACGCGTTTTGGCCTCGGCAAGCGCAAGGACACGAAGCGTGCGATCGTCACCCTCCGCGAGGGCACGATCGACATCTTCGGCGGTCCGGTCGGCTGA
- the rpsJ gene encoding 30S ribosomal protein S10: MAGQKIRIRLKSYDHEVIDSSARKIVDTVTRAGATVVGPVPLPTEKNVFVVIRSPHKYKDSREHFEMRTHKRLIDIIDPTPKAVDSLMRLDLPADVNIEIKL, translated from the coding sequence ATGGCGGGACAGAAGATCCGCATCCGGCTCAAGTCCTACGACCACGAGGTGATCGACAGTTCGGCGCGCAAGATCGTCGACACGGTCACTCGCGCTGGTGCGACGGTCGTGGGTCCGGTGCCGCTGCCGACGGAGAAGAACGTCTTCGTTGTGATCCGGTCGCCTCACAAGTACAAGGACAGCCGCGAGCACTTCGAGATGCGCACGCACAAGCGGCTTATCGACATCATCGATCCCACGCCCAAGGCCGTCGACTCGCTCATGCGACTCGACCTGCCGGCGGACGTGAACATCGAGATCAAGCTCTGA
- the rpsL gene encoding 30S ribosomal protein S12 → MPTINQLVRKGRTSKAVKSKTPALKGSPQRRGVCTRVYTTTPKKPNSALRKVARVKLSSQVEVTAYIPGVGHNLQEHSIVLVRGGRVKDLPGVRYKIVRGALDTQGVKGRKQARSRYGAKKEKS, encoded by the coding sequence GTGCCTACGATCAACCAGCTCGTCCGCAAGGGGCGGACCTCGAAGGCCGTGAAGTCGAAGACTCCGGCCCTCAAGGGTTCCCCCCAGCGGCGCGGTGTGTGCACCCGCGTGTACACCACCACCCCCAAGAAGCCGAACTCCGCGCTCCGCAAGGTCGCTCGCGTGAAGCTCTCGTCCCAGGTCGAGGTCACCGCGTACATCCCCGGTGTCGGCCACAACCTGCAGGAGCACTCGATCGTGCTCGTGCGCGGTGGCCGAGTGAAGGACCTCCCCGGTGTTCGCTACAAGATCGTCCGTGGCGCACTCGACACGCAGGGCGTGAAGGGCCGCAAGCAGGCTCGGTCCCGTTACGGCGCCAAGAAGGAGAAGAGCTAA
- the rpoB gene encoding DNA-directed RNA polymerase subunit beta — translation MAASRTPSAPSAEAIANRTASRRVSFAKIYEPLEVPDLLGLQTESFDWLLGNPAWQARVEIAKTAGRNDVPETSGLEEIFEEISPIEDFGSSMSLSFSNHRFEPPKYTADECKEKDFTYAAPLFVTAEFVNYTTGEIKSQTVFMGDFPLMTARGTFIINGTERVVVSQLVRSPGVYFERTPDKTSDKDVFSAKIIPSRGAWLEFEIDKRDAVGVRVDRKRKQSVTVLLKALGMSEAEIREEFAEFPSVLDTLEKDHVHTEDEALVDLYRKIRPGEPPTVEAGRALLENFYFNPKRYDLAKVGRYKANKKLGVDAELAESTLSLTDVVATIKYLAALHADKQVLSGMRNGKPVEVRVEVDDIDHFGNRRIRAVGELIQNQVRTGLSRMERVVRERMTTQDVEAITPQTLINIRPVVASIREFFGTSQLSQFMDQNNPLAGLTHKRRLNALGPGGLSRDRAGMEVRDVHPSHYGRMCPIETPEGPNIGLIGSLASFGRINPFGFIETPYRKVEDGKVTDNIEYLTADDEDRYIIAQANTPLLEDGTFVLDRVLVRTKGGETNDIPGAEVDFMDISPRQMVSVATALIPFLEHDDANRALMGANMQRQAVPLVRSEAPVVGTGMERRAAVDAGDVIVATKPGVVTEVSADLVLVANDDGTTGSYRVHKFVRSNQGTSYNQRVLVDEGARVEIGSVLADGPATDEGELALGRNLLVAFMSWEGHNYEDAIILSQRLVEDDVLSSIHIEEHEVDARDTKLGPEEITRDIPNVSEEVLADLDERGVIRIGAEVGAGDILVGKVTPKGETELTPEERLLRAIFGEKAREVRDTSLKVPHGESGTVIAVREFNREDGDELPAGVNQLVRVYIAQRRKITVGDKLAGRHGNKGVISKILPQEDMPFLEDGTPVDVILNPLGVPGRMNVGQVLETHLGWIAKQGWDVSLADDKGGDWLESLPAVAHQSEPGRPVATPVFDGLEEVALRGLFGATLPNRDGQRMVDHDGKAHLFDGRSGEPFPEPVSTGYMYILKLHHLVDDKIHARSTGPYSMITQQPLGGKAQFGGQRFGEMEVWALEAYGAAYTLQELLTIKSDDVPGRVKVYEAIVKGENIPDSGIPESFKVLLKEMQSLCLNVEVLSSDGVSIEMKESDDEVYRAAEELGIDLSRRPNAASSVDEI, via the coding sequence TTGGCTGCCTCGCGCACCCCTTCAGCTCCGTCCGCCGAAGCCATTGCGAACCGTACCGCTTCCCGTCGCGTTTCCTTCGCAAAGATCTATGAGCCACTCGAGGTCCCTGACCTGCTTGGCCTGCAGACCGAAAGCTTCGACTGGCTCCTTGGTAACCCAGCCTGGCAGGCCAGGGTAGAAATTGCCAAGACGGCTGGCCGTAATGATGTCCCGGAAACTTCCGGCCTGGAGGAGATCTTCGAGGAGATCTCCCCGATCGAGGACTTCGGGTCCTCGATGTCTCTCTCCTTCTCGAACCACCGCTTCGAGCCGCCGAAGTACACGGCGGACGAGTGCAAGGAGAAGGACTTCACCTACGCGGCTCCGCTGTTCGTCACCGCGGAGTTCGTCAACTACACCACCGGTGAGATCAAGAGCCAGACGGTCTTCATGGGCGACTTCCCGCTCATGACTGCACGCGGCACCTTCATCATCAACGGCACCGAGCGTGTCGTCGTCTCCCAGCTGGTGCGTTCGCCGGGCGTCTACTTCGAGCGCACGCCGGACAAGACCAGCGACAAGGACGTCTTCTCCGCGAAGATCATCCCGTCGCGTGGCGCCTGGCTGGAGTTCGAGATCGACAAGCGCGACGCCGTCGGCGTCCGCGTCGACCGCAAGCGCAAGCAGTCCGTCACCGTGCTGCTCAAGGCGCTCGGCATGAGCGAGGCGGAGATCCGCGAGGAGTTCGCCGAGTTCCCGTCGGTGCTCGACACGCTGGAGAAGGACCACGTCCACACCGAGGACGAGGCCCTCGTGGACCTGTACCGCAAGATCCGCCCGGGTGAGCCGCCCACGGTCGAGGCCGGTCGCGCGCTGCTCGAGAACTTCTACTTCAACCCGAAGCGCTACGACCTCGCGAAGGTCGGCCGCTACAAGGCGAACAAGAAGCTCGGTGTCGACGCGGAGCTCGCGGAGTCCACGCTGTCGCTGACCGACGTGGTCGCCACGATCAAGTACCTCGCCGCGCTGCACGCGGACAAGCAGGTCCTGTCCGGCATGCGCAACGGCAAGCCCGTCGAGGTGCGTGTCGAGGTCGACGACATCGACCACTTCGGCAACCGCCGCATCCGCGCCGTGGGTGAGCTCATCCAGAACCAGGTGCGCACGGGCCTGTCCCGCATGGAGCGCGTGGTTCGTGAGCGCATGACCACCCAGGACGTCGAGGCCATCACGCCGCAGACGCTGATCAACATCCGTCCGGTCGTCGCCTCGATCCGTGAGTTCTTCGGTACCTCGCAGCTCTCGCAGTTCATGGACCAGAACAACCCGCTGGCCGGTCTGACGCACAAGCGTCGTCTGAACGCGCTGGGCCCGGGTGGTCTGTCCCGCGACCGCGCCGGCATGGAGGTCCGTGACGTCCACCCGTCGCACTACGGCCGCATGTGCCCGATCGAGACCCCTGAGGGTCCGAACATCGGTCTGATCGGTTCGCTCGCGTCGTTCGGTCGCATCAACCCGTTCGGCTTCATCGAGACGCCGTACCGCAAGGTCGAAGACGGCAAGGTCACCGACAACATCGAGTACCTGACGGCCGATGACGAGGACCGTTACATCATCGCGCAGGCGAACACGCCGCTGCTCGAGGACGGCACCTTCGTCCTCGACCGCGTGCTGGTGCGCACCAAGGGTGGCGAGACCAACGACATCCCGGGTGCCGAGGTCGACTTCATGGACATCTCGCCGCGCCAGATGGTGTCGGTCGCGACTGCCCTGATCCCGTTCCTCGAGCACGACGACGCCAACCGCGCCCTCATGGGTGCCAACATGCAGCGCCAGGCCGTGCCGCTGGTCCGGTCCGAGGCGCCTGTGGTCGGTACCGGCATGGAGCGCCGTGCGGCGGTCGACGCCGGCGACGTCATCGTGGCTACCAAGCCCGGTGTGGTCACCGAGGTCTCGGCCGACCTGGTGCTCGTGGCGAACGACGACGGCACGACGGGCTCGTACCGCGTGCACAAGTTCGTGCGCTCGAACCAGGGCACCAGCTACAACCAGCGTGTGCTGGTCGACGAGGGCGCGCGGGTCGAGATCGGCTCCGTGCTCGCTGACGGCCCGGCCACGGACGAGGGCGAGCTTGCGCTCGGCCGCAACCTGCTGGTCGCGTTCATGTCGTGGGAGGGCCACAACTACGAGGACGCGATCATCCTGTCGCAGCGCCTCGTGGAGGACGACGTCCTCTCCTCGATCCACATCGAGGAGCACGAGGTCGACGCGCGCGACACCAAGCTCGGCCCGGAGGAGATCACGCGGGACATCCCGAACGTCTCCGAGGAGGTCCTCGCGGACCTCGACGAGCGCGGCGTGATCCGCATCGGTGCCGAGGTCGGCGCGGGCGACATCCTGGTCGGCAAGGTCACCCCCAAGGGTGAGACCGAGCTGACCCCGGAGGAGCGCCTGCTGCGGGCCATCTTCGGCGAGAAGGCGCGCGAGGTGCGCGACACCTCGCTCAAGGTGCCCCACGGCGAGTCCGGCACGGTCATCGCGGTGCGCGAGTTCAACCGGGAGGACGGCGACGAGCTGCCCGCCGGCGTGAACCAGCTGGTGCGCGTCTACATCGCGCAGCGCCGCAAGATCACCGTCGGTGACAAGCTGGCCGGCCGCCACGGCAACAAGGGCGTCATCTCGAAGATCCTCCCGCAGGAGGACATGCCGTTCCTCGAGGACGGCACGCCGGTCGACGTCATCCTGAACCCGCTGGGTGTGCCGGGCCGCATGAACGTGGGCCAGGTGCTGGAGACCCACCTCGGGTGGATCGCCAAGCAGGGCTGGGACGTCTCGCTGGCGGACGACAAGGGCGGGGACTGGCTGGAGAGCCTTCCCGCGGTCGCTCACCAGAGCGAGCCGGGCCGCCCGGTCGCCACCCCGGTGTTCGACGGTCTGGAGGAGGTCGCGCTGCGCGGTCTCTTCGGGGCCACCCTGCCGAACCGGGACGGCCAGCGCATGGTCGACCACGACGGCAAGGCGCACCTGTTCGACGGCCGCTCCGGCGAGCCGTTCCCCGAGCCCGTCTCCACCGGCTACATGTACATCCTGAAGCTGCACCACCTGGTCGACGACAAGATCCACGCGCGCTCGACCGGCCCGTACTCGATGATCACGCAGCAGCCGCTGGGTGGTAAGGCGCAGTTCGGTGGTCAGCGTTTCGGTGAGATGGAGGTCTGGGCACTCGAGGCGTATGGCGCCGCGTACACGCTCCAGGAGCTGCTCACCATCAAGTCCGACGACGTCCCGGGCCGAGTCAAGGTCTACGAGGCGATCGTCAAGGGCGAGAACATCCCCGACTCGGGTATCCCGGAGTCCTTCAAGGTGCTTCTCAAGGAGATGCAGTCGCTGTGCCTGAACGTCGAGGTGCTTTCGAGCGACGGTGTCTCCATCGAGATGAAGGAGTCCGACGACGAGGTGTACCGCGCCGCTGAGGAGCTCGGGATCGACCTCTCGAGGCGGCCGAACGCCGCCTCCAGCGTCGACGAGATCTGA
- the fusA gene encoding elongation factor G, whose protein sequence is MALDVLTDLNKVRNIGIMAHIDAGKTTTTERILFYTGVNYKIGETHDGASTMDWMEQEQERGITITSAATTCYWKNNQINIIDTPGHVDFTVEVERSLRVLDGAVAVFDGKEGVEPQSETVWRQADKYDVPRICFVNKMDKLGADFYFTVDTIINRLKAKPLVIQLPIGAENDFEGVVDLVEMKALTWRGDTKMGEEYEVEDIPADLLEKAQQYRAQLVEAVAEADDDLLEKFLGGEELTVAEIKSGIRKLVVTSAAFPVLCGSAFKNKGVQPMLDAVIDYLPSPLDVPAVQGHDVKDAEKIVERRPDESEPFSALAFKVATHPFFGKLTYVRVYSGKVAQGAAVQNSTKGKKERIGKLFQMHSNKENPVEEAHAGHIYAFIGLKDVTTGDTLSDPANQVILESMSFPEPVIDVAIEPKTKADQEKLSTAIQKLAQEDPTFRVRLDDETGQTVIGGMGELHLDILVDRMRREFKVEANVGKPQVAYRETIRRVAEKVDYTHKKQTGGSGQFAKVQVTFAPLETSDGELYEFENAVTGGRIPREYIPSVDAGIQSAMQQGVLAGFPVVGVKASLIDGAYHDVDSSEMAFKIAGSMVFKEGVKRADPVLLEPVMAVEVRTPEEYMGDVIGDINSRRGMIQSMEDATGVKVVRAQVPLSEMFGYIGDLRSKTQGRAVYSMQFDSYAEVPKAVAEEIIKKTRGE, encoded by the coding sequence GTGGCACTCGACGTGCTGACCGACCTGAACAAGGTCCGCAACATCGGCATCATGGCCCACATCGATGCCGGAAAGACCACGACGACCGAGCGCATCCTGTTCTACACGGGTGTGAACTACAAGATCGGTGAGACGCACGACGGTGCGTCGACGATGGACTGGATGGAGCAGGAGCAGGAGCGCGGCATCACGATCACGTCCGCCGCGACGACCTGCTACTGGAAGAACAACCAGATCAACATCATCGATACGCCGGGTCACGTCGACTTCACGGTCGAGGTGGAGCGGTCGCTCCGCGTGCTCGACGGTGCCGTTGCCGTGTTCGACGGCAAGGAGGGCGTCGAGCCCCAGTCGGAGACGGTCTGGCGCCAGGCGGACAAGTACGACGTCCCGCGCATCTGCTTCGTCAACAAGATGGACAAGCTCGGTGCGGACTTCTACTTCACCGTCGACACCATCATCAACCGCCTCAAGGCGAAGCCGCTCGTCATCCAGCTCCCGATCGGTGCTGAGAACGACTTCGAGGGTGTTGTCGACCTCGTCGAGATGAAGGCGCTCACCTGGCGCGGCGACACCAAGATGGGCGAGGAGTACGAGGTCGAGGACATCCCGGCCGACCTGCTCGAGAAGGCGCAGCAGTACCGCGCCCAGCTCGTCGAGGCCGTCGCCGAGGCGGACGACGACCTGCTCGAGAAGTTCCTCGGCGGTGAGGAGCTCACGGTTGCCGAGATCAAGAGCGGCATCCGCAAGCTCGTGGTCACCTCCGCGGCCTTCCCGGTCCTGTGTGGTTCGGCGTTCAAGAACAAGGGCGTCCAGCCCATGCTCGACGCCGTCATCGACTACCTCCCCTCGCCGCTCGACGTGCCTGCAGTCCAGGGCCACGACGTCAAGGACGCCGAGAAGATCGTCGAGCGTCGCCCGGACGAGTCGGAGCCGTTCTCGGCCCTCGCCTTCAAGGTCGCCACGCACCCGTTCTTCGGCAAGCTGACCTACGTCCGCGTCTACTCGGGCAAGGTCGCGCAGGGCGCGGCCGTGCAGAACTCGACCAAGGGCAAGAAGGAGCGCATCGGGAAGCTCTTCCAGATGCACTCCAACAAGGAGAACCCGGTCGAAGAGGCGCACGCCGGCCACATCTACGCGTTCATCGGGCTCAAGGACGTCACCACCGGTGACACCCTGTCGGACCCGGCGAACCAGGTCATCCTGGAGTCGATGAGCTTCCCGGAGCCCGTCATCGACGTTGCGATCGAGCCGAAGACGAAGGCCGACCAGGAGAAGCTGTCGACCGCTATCCAGAAGCTCGCGCAGGAGGACCCGACCTTCCGCGTGCGGCTGGACGACGAGACCGGCCAGACCGTCATCGGCGGTATGGGCGAGCTCCACCTCGACATCCTCGTCGACCGTATGCGTCGCGAGTTCAAGGTCGAGGCGAACGTCGGCAAGCCGCAGGTCGCGTACCGCGAGACCATTCGCCGCGTTGCGGAGAAGGTCGACTACACGCACAAGAAGCAGACCGGTGGTTCCGGCCAGTTCGCCAAGGTCCAGGTGACCTTCGCGCCGCTGGAGACCTCGGACGGCGAGCTCTACGAGTTCGAGAACGCCGTCACCGGTGGCCGCATCCCGCGTGAGTACATCCCGTCCGTGGACGCTGGTATCCAGTCGGCCATGCAGCAGGGTGTGCTGGCGGGCTTCCCGGTCGTCGGCGTCAAGGCGTCGCTGATCGACGGTGCGTACCACGACGTCGACTCCTCGGAGATGGCGTTCAAGATTGCCGGTTCGATGGTCTTCAAGGAAGGCGTCAAGCGCGCCGACCCTGTTCTGCTCGAGCCGGTCATGGCCGTCGAGGTGCGTACGCCCGAGGAGTACATGGGCGACGTGATCGGCGACATCAACTCCCGACGTGGCATGATCCAGTCCATGGAGGACGCGACCGGTGTCAAGGTCGTTCGCGCCCAGGTGCCGCTGAGCGAGATGTTCGGTTACATCGGCGACCTCCGGTCGAAGACCCAGGGTCGCGCGGTGTACTCGATGCAGTTCGACAGCTACGCCGAGGTTCCCAAGGCAGTTGCCGAAGAGATCATCAAGAAGACCCGGGGCGAGTGA
- the rplC gene encoding 50S ribosomal protein L3, with translation MTNQQKNVTALLGTKLGMTQLWDEAGRLVPVTVVSVGTNVVTQIRTVDTDGYAAVQLAAGPVDPRKVTKPLKGHFEKAGVTPRRHVAEIRTENAAEFTLGQEITAEAFEAGAVVDVIGTTKGKGTAGVMKRHGFHGVGASHGAHRNHRKPGSIGGASTPSRVFKGVRMAGRMGNDRQTTQNLTVHAVDVEKGLLLVKGAVPGPKGGVVLVRNAAKGA, from the coding sequence ATGACCAACCAGCAGAAGAACGTGACCGCGTTGCTCGGGACGAAGCTCGGCATGACCCAGCTCTGGGACGAGGCGGGCCGCCTCGTGCCGGTAACCGTGGTCTCCGTGGGCACGAACGTGGTGACCCAGATCCGCACGGTGGACACCGACGGCTACGCGGCAGTTCAGCTCGCCGCCGGCCCGGTCGACCCGCGCAAGGTCACCAAGCCCCTCAAGGGCCACTTCGAGAAGGCCGGCGTCACGCCGCGTCGTCACGTGGCCGAGATCCGCACCGAGAACGCGGCTGAGTTCACGCTCGGCCAGGAGATCACCGCTGAGGCCTTCGAGGCCGGCGCAGTGGTCGACGTGATCGGCACCACCAAGGGGAAGGGCACCGCGGGCGTCATGAAGCGCCACGGCTTCCACGGCGTGGGCGCCTCGCACGGTGCGCACCGTAACCACCGCAAGCCTGGCTCGATCGGTGGCGCTTCGACGCCGTCGCGAGTCTTCAAGGGCGTGCGGATGGCAGGTCGGATGGGTAATGACCGTCAGACCACTCAGAACCTGACCGTTCACGCGGTCGACGTCGAGAAGGGTCTGCTGCTCGTCAAGGGCGCGGTTCCCGGCCCCAAGGGTGGCGTCGTCCTCGTGCGTAACGCCGCGAAGGGAGCGTGA